The Candidatus Synechococcus calcipolaris G9 nucleotide sequence ACTTGAAACAACTTATATGACTGGGTTCACATGGAGGGTGAGTCTTAATGTGCTCACAAAAATGCCCCCAGATTATTGTCGCTGGGAAAAGATGGGAGTAGAGGTTTTGAGATACTGCTGGGCGTAGACTTCCTGTCGATGGCATTTCATCTGCCGGCCCTAGAACCATTATGGACAGTAAGATGTCAGCTTATCATTTTGTTGTAAAAGTTTGAAGATTCACTCGGACATGGGTGACCTTGTCTCGAAAAAGTGGACAGTGAAATTAAGCGGAAATGGGTGAAATTAGGGAGCGGTAATAATGATCCTCCAATTGAGCAGCCGTAGAAATCCGAGAGAATCTCAAGGAAGAGTTTGAGGTGGGCGCAAAGCGTTGGGTCGTAGAGCGTACGTTTGGGTGGTTGAATTTTTATCGACGATTGAGTAAAGACTACGAGTTGTTGCCTGAAGTCTCTGAGTCAGCCATCTATGCGGTAATGGTTCACCTGACACTACGCTACCTTGCCCCTGCTTAATCTTTCTTTTTAAACAGCCTCTTAGGGGAATTGTGGAATGAAGTGATGGCAGAACTACCAAAAAGTTGAGGATCAAGGGCTGATTTTAGGCAAACTTTAGGCAAGATTTTTTAGGCAGGGCTTGTAACCCTTACTAGAATAGGGTTTATAATGTTGGCTCAACGGATGCCCCGTCCCCAAGCCCCCTAGTGATTGAGATGCCATTATGCTGCGAGCCGGAATTGTCGGCCTCCCCAATGTGGGAAAATCCACCCTGTTTAATGCCCTCGTGGCCAATGCGAAAGCGGAAGCGGCTAACTTTCCCTTTTGTACAATTGAACCCAATGTGGGTGTTGTGGCTGTGCCTGATGAACGTTTGGCAGTCCTGGCAGACATTTCTAGCTCGGCGGAGATTGTCCCTACGCGGGTTGAGTTTGTGGATATTGCCGGATTGGTAAAAGGAGCCAGTAAGGGAGAAGGTCTGGGAAATCAATTTTTAGCCAATATCCGGGAAGTAGATGCCATTGTCCATGTGGTGCGTTGTTTTGATGATGAGGATATTATTCATGTGGCGGGGATGGTGGACCCCCAGCAGGATATTGAAGTGATCAACCTGGAACTAGTGTTGTCAGATTTGTCGCAGATTGAACGTCGCATCGATCGCACCCGCAAGACGGCCCGAAATAACAAGGAAGCCCAGATCGAATTAGCCGGTCTCGAAAAACTAGAAGCCATTCTCAATGAAGGCCAACCGGCCCGCCTCTGTACCCTCAGCGAAGACGAAGAGGAAGCCACCCGCTTTTTAGGACTGTTAACCCGTAAGCCCGTGGTCTATGCTGCAAACGTGGCCGAGCAGGATCTCGCCACTGGCAACGCCTGGGTCGAACAGGTGAAAACCATTGCCCAAGGAGAAGGGGCGGAAGTGGTCGTTGTCTCTGCCCAAGTGGAGGCGGAACTCGTGGAACTCCCCCAGGGCGATCGCCAGGATTACCTAGACAGCTTAGGGGTCAGTGAAGGGGGCCTCAAATCCTTGATCCATTCCACCTATACCCTTTTAGGATTGCGAACCTTTTTTACCACCGGGCCCAAGGAAACCCGTGCCTGGACAATTATTGCAGGGGCCAAGGCTCCCCAAGCAGCGGGAACAATTCACACAGATTTTGAACGGGGATTTATTCGGGCAGAAACCATTAGTTATCCAGATTTAGTGGCCACCCGCTCCATGACCACCGCCAAGGAAAAAGGCCTGGTGCGTAGTGAAGGAAAAGACTACATCGTTCAGGAAGGGGATGTCATGCTGTTTCGCTTTAATGTTTGAGCCAAATTGTCTCAGTTAAATATCTAAATTAAATATCTAAATCGGTATTCTATAAAATTGTTCATTACACCTAAAAATTGTTGATCATACCTATGCATCCTCGTCCATTTCCCATAGAACCAGGCCAAGAATCCGTTTGGGACTATCCCCGTCCACCGCGCTTAGAGCCAACATCCAAGCATTTACAAGTTATTTTCAACCAGGTCATCATTGCCGATACCCATCGGGGACAGCGCATTCTTGAAACCAGTCATCCCCCCGTTTATTATTTCCCACCAGAAGATGTAAAAGTAGCGTACCTAGAGCGATCGCCCCGACAAACCTACTGCGAATGGAAAGGCCAAGGGGCTTACTATCATATCTGTGTAACGGCTCAACGGATTCAAGATGCCGCCTGGTTCTACCCCCAGCCAACTGCGACCTTTGCGACCATTAGGGACTACATAGCCTTTTACCCCGACGGGATGGATGTCTGCTATGTGGATGGTATTTTAGTGACTCCCCAGCCAGGTCGCTTTTATGGGGGGTGGATTACACCGGATATTATTGGCCCCTTTAAGGGAATACCTGGAAGTTGGGGATGGTAAACCCGATATTTCCTCAATGGCTTCAGAACCAAGGCTGAACAGGTTACGACACATTTTGAAGCCATTGTAGACAAGTACTTTTATTAATGATGGCAATAGATTCCTCATCTTGGGTGAAAATAATATCTACTTCGAGGCCAGGAATATCCTTCTGTAGGGCATGAGTAACCTGCGATCGCATTTGATCCAGTTCTGGGAGAGTGAAGGAGAGTTCTTCGGGCAATAACCAGTAGGCGTGGATATAGACAAACTTACCCATTTCAGCGGTACGAACCCAAATATGTTGGTAGGGAAGTGCAGAGATCAACTGATCAAAGCTACTTTTAATCTGGGTCTGGCGTTCAGAACTGGGCGCGCCCCAAAGAAGTTGACGCAGGTTTAATATGACAACTTTTAGGGGCATCGGTAAGGTCAAACCCGCTACAATCAGCACCAGTATCGAGTCGATATAGGGAACTAAGCCAGCTAGGGGCGTATTTTGAATCCAGCCTGCTATGGTAAAGGCCAAGCCAACACTCAAGCTAATCAAACCATTCAACAGCCAATTTTTTATATCTACCTGTAATAGTATGGATTGGGCTTTTTGATTGACCTTCCATTGATACAGAGTAATCAATAAACAAGTTGTTGCAGCAATGACTGAGTAAATAATTGCTAAGGTAGCATTAACTGCTCGTCCTCCCGCTATGATTGCCTGTACTGCTGAAAATCCGGCAAAGAGAGAAACAATACTGACCAGTAGACCCTTGAGAATATTGGTCAAGGGCACAAAACCCATATACCCAAACTGAAATAACTGATTTTCGGGTTGTTGTATTAACCACGTTACCCAAAGGGTGCCCAAAGACATCACAAAACTAAGCGCATTGTAAAAAGCATCTAATAGTATTGCATCAGAATTAATAAATAGGGAAAACCCTATTCCCAACAACGCTAAACAGCCCGTACCGATCGTTGAAACCCGCAGGGCCATGTTCTCTTGACCATGAGCATCCATGTACTCTCCTCAAAAATCACCCACGGCGGCTTCAATTATAAACTGGCCGTTGTTACCATAGCGTTATTTTTTCGGTAATCTATTTTTGTAAATGATGGAGAGAAATAAGCGATTCATGCCATTGTCGCTGCCAAATGCAATGTTTCGTTGTAGTGCTGAATAACGTTCCAATATCTAGTCATTTAACACAAAACTCGCTTCTATACATATAATGTATGCATGGAAATCGAATGGGATCCTAATAAAGCGGCTATTAATCTAAAAAAGCACGGTGTAAGCTTTTCGGATGCTGAGGCAGTTTTGTATGATCCAAATGCGCTTTCTTTTGAAGACACAACCGTTCAAGGAGAACAGCGATTTGTCGTGATTGGAATGGGTCATCTCTGGCGATTGCTCGTCGTGATTTATACAGATCGAGGGAATTGCGTTCGCTTGATTTCAGCCCGCCCTGCAACACGTTCTGAGAAAAGACAGTATGAAAGTGGAATATGATTTTAGTCAAGCTAAACAAGGGGCTGTTATTCCCCAAACAGGTAAAACACGCATCACGATTTATATTGATGATGATGTGCTAGAAACCTTCCGAGAGCGGAGTGAGTCTGCTGGAAAAGGTTATCAAACTATGATGAATGAGGCTTTACGGCAGTATTTAGAAAAAGTCAAACAGCCCTTAGATGAAGAAACACTACGCCGAGTTCTTCAGGAGGAACTTCAAGAACTTCGTGCAGAAAAATAAGTGGGAGGGAGATGGCAGAACAGCAGAACAGTTGTCCGTGGGATCCCAAAAATGGGTACCGCCGCACAACTTCACCGTTATGCGTCCGTGGAGTTTTAGCTCTCCATTACTCTACTCTAATCCTTACCTAAGGACTTTACCAATTCAAATAGATAGGCAACATTAGCTTCAGGGGTGCCTTGGAGGACACCATGACCAAGGTTAAAAATGTACTTTTGCTGACCTGCGGCTTGAATAATATCCTTAGCCCGATCGCCCAAAATTGATGGGGGCGCAAAAAGAGTAACGGGGTCTAAATTGCCTTGAATACCCACCTGGGGGCCAAAACGTTCCCGGGTTTCTTTTATGTCCACAGTCCAGTCAAGGCTGACAATATCTACTCCGGTTTTGGGCATTCGATCCAAGATGGCCGCACTGCCATTGATATAGAGGATCATGGGAACCTCTGGATAGACCGCTTTTACCTTTTTCACCACTTCCGTTTGGTAGGGCAGGGCAAAGGTATCGTAGTCTAAGGGACTCAACTGACCCGCCCAGGAATCAAAGAGTTGCACCACCTGGGCACCACTGTCAATTTGATAACAGAGATACTGGGCGATCGCCTCGGCTAAATGGCCTAAAAATTGATGGAGCAGGTCTGGCTCTCGGTAGGCCATACTCTTAATTTGGATATAGTCCTTAGAACTTTTCCCCTCAATGGCATAGGCGGCTAAGGTCCAGGGGGCCCCCGCAAATCCTAAGACCGTTGCCCGGTTGCCCACTTCTTGGCGGAGGGTCGATAAAATCGGCCGAATAAAGGGACAGGCCGCTTCTGGCTCTAGGGGCCGGAGTTGCTGGATCTGCTCCAGGGTACGAATGGGCGGATCAATAATGGGCCCCTTGCTTTCCACGATGTCAAAGGGAATGCCGATTCCTGGTAGGGGAGTCAAAATATCGGAAAACAGGATGACACCATCGGGGGCAAAGGCGCGAAAGGGTTGCAGGGAAATTTCAATGGCCAGTTCAGCAATTTCAGAGCGATCTCGAAAAGAGGGGTAGCGATCGCGGAGGTCTCGATAAACTTTCATGTATCGGCCCGCTTGACGCATTAGCCAAATGGGGGGACGGTCTAATACTTCTCCCTTTGCTGCCCGCAACAACCGAGGCAATTCCTGGGTACTGGCCATTTCTATTCCTGTGGTTTATGATGCTTGTCTAGTATACAGCACCCCCTTGCACCCAACCTCACGGCTATTTCTAGGTCTCTGCCAGTGCTACCCTAGTAAGGCTAGGTTATTGGTCAAGAATTACGTTAATTGGTCACTAATTGGTCATTAAGTCCATTGAGGAAGTTG carries:
- the ychF gene encoding redox-regulated ATPase YchF, with the protein product MLRAGIVGLPNVGKSTLFNALVANAKAEAANFPFCTIEPNVGVVAVPDERLAVLADISSSAEIVPTRVEFVDIAGLVKGASKGEGLGNQFLANIREVDAIVHVVRCFDDEDIIHVAGMVDPQQDIEVINLELVLSDLSQIERRIDRTRKTARNNKEAQIELAGLEKLEAILNEGQPARLCTLSEDEEEATRFLGLLTRKPVVYAANVAEQDLATGNAWVEQVKTIAQGEGAEVVVVSAQVEAELVELPQGDRQDYLDSLGVSEGGLKSLIHSTYTLLGLRTFFTTGPKETRAWTIIAGAKAPQAAGTIHTDFERGFIRAETISYPDLVATRSMTTAKEKGLVRSEGKDYIVQEGDVMLFRFNV
- a CDS encoding DUF427 domain-containing protein, encoding MHPRPFPIEPGQESVWDYPRPPRLEPTSKHLQVIFNQVIIADTHRGQRILETSHPPVYYFPPEDVKVAYLERSPRQTYCEWKGQGAYYHICVTAQRIQDAAWFYPQPTATFATIRDYIAFYPDGMDVCYVDGILVTPQPGRFYGGWITPDIIGPFKGIPGSWGW
- a CDS encoding cation diffusion facilitator family transporter translates to MDAHGQENMALRVSTIGTGCLALLGIGFSLFINSDAILLDAFYNALSFVMSLGTLWVTWLIQQPENQLFQFGYMGFVPLTNILKGLLVSIVSLFAGFSAVQAIIAGGRAVNATLAIIYSVIAATTCLLITLYQWKVNQKAQSILLQVDIKNWLLNGLISLSVGLAFTIAGWIQNTPLAGLVPYIDSILVLIVAGLTLPMPLKVVILNLRQLLWGAPSSERQTQIKSSFDQLISALPYQHIWVRTAEMGKFVYIHAYWLLPEELSFTLPELDQMRSQVTHALQKDIPGLEVDIIFTQDEESIAIINKSTCLQWLQNVS
- a CDS encoding BrnT family toxin — its product is MEIEWDPNKAAINLKKHGVSFSDAEAVLYDPNALSFEDTTVQGEQRFVVIGMGHLWRLLVVIYTDRGNCVRLISARPATRSEKRQYESGI
- a CDS encoding BrnA antitoxin family protein, with the translated sequence MKVEYDFSQAKQGAVIPQTGKTRITIYIDDDVLETFRERSESAGKGYQTMMNEALRQYLEKVKQPLDEETLRRVLQEELQELRAEK
- the hemE gene encoding uroporphyrinogen decarboxylase, with protein sequence MASTQELPRLLRAAKGEVLDRPPIWLMRQAGRYMKVYRDLRDRYPSFRDRSEIAELAIEISLQPFRAFAPDGVILFSDILTPLPGIGIPFDIVESKGPIIDPPIRTLEQIQQLRPLEPEAACPFIRPILSTLRQEVGNRATVLGFAGAPWTLAAYAIEGKSSKDYIQIKSMAYREPDLLHQFLGHLAEAIAQYLCYQIDSGAQVVQLFDSWAGQLSPLDYDTFALPYQTEVVKKVKAVYPEVPMILYINGSAAILDRMPKTGVDIVSLDWTVDIKETRERFGPQVGIQGNLDPVTLFAPPSILGDRAKDIIQAAGQQKYIFNLGHGVLQGTPEANVAYLFELVKSLGKD